The DNA region GGAAGTATTTGAAATACACTGTACAAGTAAAATAAATCGCACGAATagtctctctctttatctttgaTAAGATTAATATATTTGTCTCGATGAAAAGTTGAAAACATAGTTTTCTTAGGAGTCTTtgaagtttatttatttatctttgatATTGTACTTTCTTTTTGTCTTTGATTTCTTCCTTCACTTTTaattctcttttactttgttTACTACGATTGGACCCAAGTCCAAGAATAAAAGAACAAATGTAACGCTAGATGACTAATGCCTAATATATGTCAAACGTGCTGCATTTGATGAACATACAGAGATATAAACCGAGCTAGCTAGAGTATTTCATATCTGGTTGACTTGAATATTAGAGGAAAATAAATGGGAAAATAAGATTGgtaaaatttcaagaaaataaGTGTATCTTATTGGTGACGACTGAAGCGTGGGTGAAGCAAGCTTCTGTAATGGAGACAAGAGGGTAGAtagataaaatcataaaactaATTGGGGCCATTgattaaaacaatttaaaatggCTCATaccttatttatttatctatgcaAGGTTTATTTCTTGTCTCTCTTAGTTTTAAACTGATGGTTTTACAATTTggttttttcaaataaaacttCATAAAATATACAGTAGGAGTAATTACTTTATAAGATTCAAAGTatttatataatactactactttaaAGACCTTATAAAAGTTGAATTCAATGTCCTCCACCTTAAGAAAATGGTCAGTGTTCATCACCAGATAATCCAAATCTGGAAAATACTAAGGGACAAATTTCATCTTAATTGTCACACAAATAATCTTGAATTGAACAAATGTTAGCTTCAAATCAAAATGCATACAACTCCTACAAAAACTAGATATACTGGTATAGTTCAATTATTAATCCTCCCACACACGACTTAGTATATGAAAAAATAGACCAAAAATTAATGACTACTGAAAATTAGTGCCGGCGAGACTATGATGCAACAAGAGCTTGTGCGCAATCTGGTCTCTGGCATGTACAGCCTCAGCGGACCTCACGGGATTCTCCGGTGCGCTGAGATCGTCGAAGAGGTCGAACCTGAGGTCCGCCGCGATCCCCTCGTTCCTATTCTCGCATATATTATACAGCACGCAGCACGCCCCGAGCACGACAGGCAGATCGAGCAGCTTCATCTCGGTACGCTTTCGCAGGCACATCCACCGCGCCTTGAGGCGCGTGAACGCCTCCCTCGCCACCTCGTTGATCTTCTCATTGAACGCGTGCTGCGTCCACGTCAGATTCTGGTGCGCGTACGGCACCAGCAGCCATTCCGCGAGCGGGAAGGCTGAACTCCCGACGATCCACGTGGAAAAGAGATTTGCGCGGTGGAACAGCGCTGACTTGTGGAGCACCTGCTCGTCGGTCATGGAGCCCGGCCAGCCGACGCAGATGTCGGTGAAGACTCCGTTGGGGTCCACGACTCCTTGGAGAGTGATGGAATAGGTTGTCTTTTGTTTTCGCTCCGTGTGGCGCTTGTTGAAGTATGCGGCCACGCTGACCTTGGGGGCGATGATCGGGGTGTGTGTGGTGTAGATTGCGCCGCCTACCCCGGGGATGCCGGAGGAGGCCTCGAAGTCGCGCTGGATGGCGGCGGTGCGGGCGGGGTCGGGCCAGTGGAGGTACTTGGGCATGAGGACTGCGCGGATGGCGGTGCAGACCTCGAGGATGAGCTTGTGGCAGGTGGAGATCCCGAGGCCGAAGCGCCTCGAGACCTCGCGGAGGGCCTCGCCTGTGGCCAGGCGCCACAGGCACACGGCCACGCGCTGGGGCACGGGGATGGCGAGGCGGAGCATCGTGTCCTTCTTCGTCACGGCCGGCTCCAGCTCTTCGCAGATTAAATCGAACGTCGCACGACACATCCGGAAGGACTTCCGGAACTCCTCGTCCGGGTAGTCAGAGCTGCTCACCTGCTCCCACCAGGCATTGGACCGGCTCTTCACCCACAGGCGCGGCTGCCCCGCCGAGCTCGGCTCTTCGGCGTCCCGTGCCCTCTTTAGTAATAAATGGTCGTCCATGATATAGTGAGCATGAAGAATTGAATCAATATAATGGTGAGAAAGCGAGTATGCTATATATATAAAGGTGTGAATGCATATAGGAGCGCGACGCGTGAGGCACGATTGGGAAATGGGGGGGTTCGGGTCTGCTTTTCGATTTGATACGATGAAATAAATGGTTTGTTTtactcaatgttttaaaaaccggaccgggaAGCGAACCGGCGTCATTATtggttcactggttcaaccggttcactggtcgaaccattggttgaaccggaatactgtttttatatatatatttatttatttagtagtaaataataagtaaaatttaattaaatattttatcaataaatattatagtattatacatttaatagtattattatagaaaacaagtcttgtactagtatattagaatatttaatgacgttaagtttaaatacaataataaattataatacacaacattaaaaactagtattaaactctatgtataattataaactcctatattataaaacattagtgattgtaaaagtataattaaaatataagaaatatattataattaacaatttcttaaaagaatatataaaattaaaatgaattatcttaaaagaatataaaattaaaaagaatatatttttagtgaatgatagaattttattaactttttatcaacaaatataattaaatatataaattatactagtagtaagttattgtaaataaaaaatttaatatttatgtataaaaataaataagttcatagtattattttcaaaaaataatgcggcaaaataatattatacacaaagatatatgaataaacataaattaaaaacatatatttaataaatactcttagtatataatcaaatagtagtaaacttttaatataattaatcacatattcttaatataCATATCTACGTATTAAACAcgaattattagtttatatagataaaatatttcgtgtttaacatatgaaaataacTTATGTTCATATTACTACCAAGAAGTCCTTGTGGTGTAGTGGTAGAATTGTTGGTAAGTTCACCGGGAGGTCATGAGTTCGACCCCTATCAAGGCCAagattttagaataaaattttgaaaagcatttgaaccggtttccggttcccgGCCAGACCGGTCCGGCCGGCCGGTTTCGGCGGTTCATGGCGGTTGAACATGTCACTGGTTTTATAGTGCTAACCGGACCGGACCACCTACCTGTTCGCGGTTGAACcagtcgaaccggccggtccggtccggtttttaaaacattggttttaCGCGGTGGTTGGGTTTTGAGTTGAGTTGGATACGCGGTCTTGGGAAAGGACGAGGAAGCTCTTTATCAAAGCTATTTGAAAATATCACAACATTCTATATTAGTCAAACATTGCAAAATGGGGGAAAAGGGCTCTTTTGGTCGCTTTACTCTTTCTGGAAAGTGTAGTTTATAATCCATAAACGGTTATTGGACATGCTATATGTCGAAAGTATGACACTCTATTTTCGTAATTTTTTATTCACTAAAGTCTAGTTTTGATCGCTTACATTTGCtctaaaatttttttttgtctcaTACATTAAATTTGTATTCTTTTGGTCTctaacatattgttttggttcaaaataaccattttctattaaaattaacaatcaaaatgttttatcaatttaataacttaattataatctaggactaaagtccaattttggtcATGTAAATTTTTCTACAAATTCTTTTCGGGTCTCATACATTAAGTTTATGACCTTGTTTGGGACTAAAATGTACCAAAGCAATATGTTATGGACCAAAAGgccacaaacttaatgtatgggaccaaaaagaattttaagGCAAATGTAAGGGACCAAAATTGAACTTTAGTTTTTTTGTTGACTACATGCAAATTGAGCAACTAACGTTTCTTTTGAACAAATGAGCTTGCAGATTAAATATACTCGCCCGTCCCATAAAGATATggcatttgaaatgacacgaaacttaatgtacaattgaagtaagaaagataaaaagaatGGTAATTAAAATAGTTTTGGTGCATAGTGGGattcattattattagtgtttattGAGTTGTAATAGTGGGTCGtagtgatataagttgtaaataaattgatgtatatgagtaATGTATTGagaacaatttttttataaatgaaaatgttcatatttttatgggacggacgaaaatagaaCACTCTAAGGGGCTGTTCACTTTACCCGATATTAGCAGTTTTGAGGGTAAATCAGATTCAATTCTTGTATTCAATGTCCAATATATCTGAAGAGCCCGAGCAATTGGAGGCGGCCCGCACTATTTTCTTCATGTTAACCCAGAATGTAATCTTTAAAAAAAGGTGGTTTTTAAAATTGAGGTGCCCAGGTTATGGAATGATACGAGCAAAATTGTCAAAATTACCATCGTAATCCCCGTGTCATATcaattgcccatatttttataattataagagcacttgcaacgcgtctcgcgggtgtctcttatctcgtccctccgagacaaGACGgacgcgagacgcgttgcagcgtcccgtctcgtccccgtctcgccggcccgcgagtgagcttcgtcacgctgacgcaataaatcattttttgtaaatttcgaattttaaaaaaaaataaaaatttcaacggtcattttataaaaaaaaattattttttttctttttttattctataaatactcatcttTCAAGCGcgattcaacattatcaaagcaccggctcgtacgtggtttatggagaatatggttgacatcatgtatacgtgcataatcttgcacaacatgattgtcgccaacgaaggacctgaggccgAGAAATTGGTTtgaccctgaaaccccgggaagctctacaacaagtagtccgcctcgcagtagAGTGCATTCGTCtatgcaagatcggttgtctattcgggcaaggacatgTGATTCTACCgtccacgcccaactccaagatgatctaatggagcacatttgtgCAAACTTTGGCAACCAATAGTGTgcgcggaagaaattaaattatgtattttaaatatttttttaggatttttattatgtgtttttttaaaaaaatttagaatttgaagttgtaattttattttatttaatttaatgaagtgtgtttttatt from Salvia splendens isolate huo1 chromosome 9, SspV2, whole genome shotgun sequence includes:
- the LOC121749386 gene encoding protein ALP1-like, producing MDDHLLLKRARDAEEPSSAGQPRLWVKSRSNAWWEQVSSSDYPDEEFRKSFRMCRATFDLICEELEPAVTKKDTMLRLAIPVPQRVAVCLWRLATGEALREVSRRFGLGISTCHKLILEVCTAIRAVLMPKYLHWPDPARTAAIQRDFEASSGIPGVGGAIYTTHTPIIAPKVSVAAYFNKRHTERKQKTTYSITLQGVVDPNGVFTDICVGWPGSMTDEQVLHKSALFHRANLFSTWIVGSSAFPLAEWLLVPYAHQNLTWTQHAFNEKINEVAREAFTRLKARWMCLRKRTEMKLLDLPVVLGACCVLYNICENRNEGIAADLRFDLFDDLSAPENPVRSAEAVHARDQIAHKLLLHHSLAGTNFQ